Within the Pseudobythopirellula maris genome, the region CGCGGAAGGTCCAGTAGACCACCGTGGTGTAGGCCAGCACGCAAGGCATGCCCAGCAGCGCGATGATCGACATGATCCAGAGCGTCTTCTCGCTCGACGCGGCGTTGTGGATCGTCAGGCTGTGCTCCGGGTAGGGGCTCGAGGCGACTAGGTTCGGGAAGATCGCTACGCCCAGCAGGAAGACGAGCGCGAGGATCGTCGCTCCGGACGAGAAGAACGCCGCCAGCTCGTGGCCCTTCTTCATCGATCGCGAGATGTTGAGGATCGCCAGCACGTTGAGCACCGGCACCAAGAGCGCCCAGGGGGCGTGGGCGAAGTTGGTCAGCGCGTGCGGCAGGGCGACCATCGTGGCCACAGTCACGGCGATCCACAGCAGGGCGAACGCCCCGTGCAGCCGCCAGGCCCAGCGGTCGACTCGCTCGCGCAGCTCGTCTTTGGTTTTGAGCCGCAGGAACAACGCCCCGTGCTGGGCGAACAGTGCGACGGTCATCGCTCCGACCAGGAGCGGGTACCAGCCGAGCTGGTCCATGAGCGTGGCGCGCATCACGCCGCGCTCGTCGAGCGGCACGCCGACCATCGCCCCACCGATGGCGACGCCGAACACGAGCGACGCGACGAGACTCGACAGGAAGAACACGCCGTCCCACAAACCGCGCCACCAGCCCCATTTGAACTTGCTGCGAAATTCGATCGAGACGGCCCGGAAGATCAGCGCGCCGAGCACCGCCATCAAGGCCGTGTAGAAGCCCGAGAAGACCGTTGCGTACGCCTCGGGGAAGGCCGCGAACAGGGCTCCGCCAAACGTGACCAGCCAAACCTCGTTGCCGTCCCAGAGCGGGCCGATCGAGTTGAAGAGGATCCGCCGTTCGTGGTCGTTCTTCGCCACGGGCGTGAGCATGCC harbors:
- the cydB gene encoding cytochrome d ubiquinol oxidase subunit II gives rise to the protein MDYALLWFVLLGVLLAGYAVLDGFDLGVGMLTPVAKNDHERRILFNSIGPLWDGNEVWLVTFGGALFAAFPEAYATVFSGFYTALMAVLGALIFRAVSIEFRSKFKWGWWRGLWDGVFFLSSLVASLVFGVAIGGAMVGVPLDERGVMRATLMDQLGWYPLLVGAMTVALFAQHGALFLRLKTKDELRERVDRWAWRLHGAFALLWIAVTVATMVALPHALTNFAHAPWALLVPVLNVLAILNISRSMKKGHELAAFFSSGATILALVFLLGVAIFPNLVASSPYPEHSLTIHNAASSEKTLWIMSIIALLGMPCVLAYTTVVYWTFRGKVELDEHSY